Proteins encoded by one window of Microbacterium testaceum:
- the flgL gene encoding flagellar hook-associated protein FlgL: MIGRITSSTVNQQALRTLQAGLADRARLQDQATSQRALRAPSDDPTAAAAILGVHGEQARASQFSRNISDALTWVTTADTALGASIDLLNRARDLTAQGANSGALSPAARDSIAAELDSVSREILSHANTTVLGRTVFAGTGDSGRAFDPATFAFTGVAGSSVERRVSDNEKVRVDVDGADAFGAGDASVFATLQGIAADLRAGVDVGARLADVDAHLKQLVTARGVTGAQQAQIERAQATNASVSVDLETRRAAVENVDTLEVYIKLQSAELVYQSALQVTAKTLQTTLLEFVR, translated from the coding sequence GTGATCGGACGCATCACCAGCAGCACCGTCAACCAGCAGGCGCTGCGCACGCTGCAGGCGGGGCTGGCCGACCGCGCGCGCCTGCAGGATCAGGCGACCTCGCAGCGGGCCCTCCGCGCGCCCAGCGACGACCCGACGGCCGCGGCCGCCATCCTCGGTGTGCACGGGGAGCAGGCTCGAGCGTCGCAGTTCTCCCGCAACATCAGCGACGCGCTCACGTGGGTGACCACGGCCGACACGGCTCTCGGTGCGAGCATCGACCTGCTCAACAGGGCGCGCGACCTCACGGCGCAGGGCGCCAACTCCGGGGCGCTCAGCCCCGCTGCGCGCGACTCGATCGCCGCGGAACTCGACAGTGTGAGCCGCGAGATCCTCTCGCACGCCAACACCACGGTGCTCGGTCGCACGGTGTTCGCCGGCACCGGCGACAGCGGCAGAGCCTTCGACCCCGCGACCTTCGCCTTCACCGGGGTCGCCGGATCGTCCGTCGAACGTCGTGTCTCCGACAACGAGAAGGTGCGCGTCGACGTCGACGGTGCGGACGCGTTCGGTGCCGGAGACGCCAGCGTCTTCGCGACGCTGCAGGGCATCGCCGCCGACCTGCGGGCGGGCGTCGACGTCGGGGCACGCCTGGCCGACGTCGACGCCCACCTGAAGCAGCTGGTGACGGCGCGCGGCGTCACCGGCGCACAGCAGGCGCAGATCGAGCGCGCCCAGGCCACCAACGCGAGCGTCAGTGTCGACCTCGAGACGCGCCGCGCCGCTGTCGAGAACGTCGACACCCTCGAGGTCTACATCAAGCTGCAGTCGGCCGAGCTCGTATACCAGTCCGCCCTGCAGGTCACCGCCAAGACGCTGCAGACCACCCTGTTGGAGTTCGTGAGATGA
- the flgK gene encoding flagellar hook-associated protein FlgK: protein MSTFAGLQVAASGLAAARAGMTVTGQNIANETTPGYTRQRLEQTSLTAAGTAGLWATGFSVGGGVSVQGIARLGDEVLDARVRDALSASGFWSARASAAQKVEASMAEPTIDGLAANLNRFWSGWSDLANTPKPAAAQVVLTNARVLVGQIAAGYDAVVGQWSDLRGQVDRDVDVVNVTAGQIATLNGQVRSALQSGRSANELVDQRNLLAQQLSTMIGATGRLEDDGTLTLRVDGNALVSADTSRTIAVAGPRTLADGGRISLAWADRPDVPVAVTGGSLGGAIGVLAPASDGGTLARAAEAYNATAETLARAVNDLHRGGRTATGTAGGDFFALSATGPAALGLTVLPTSLDQLALAAPDSGALDTSIADRIAGLATSATGPSTQWTSFVTSFGVTVAGDVQRADTADRGAIAAIAGQQSHASVDGDEETITLLTYQTAYQAAARVLTAVDEALDTLINRVGLVGR, encoded by the coding sequence ATGTCGACCTTCGCAGGACTCCAGGTGGCCGCGTCCGGCCTCGCCGCCGCTCGCGCCGGCATGACCGTGACCGGACAGAACATCGCGAACGAGACCACACCGGGCTACACCCGCCAGCGGCTCGAACAGACCTCCCTGACGGCGGCCGGCACGGCCGGCCTGTGGGCGACGGGCTTCTCCGTCGGCGGTGGGGTGTCGGTCCAGGGCATCGCGCGCCTCGGCGACGAGGTCCTCGACGCCCGCGTCCGGGATGCGCTGTCGGCATCCGGATTCTGGTCCGCGCGGGCCTCCGCGGCGCAGAAGGTCGAGGCATCGATGGCGGAGCCGACCATCGACGGTCTGGCGGCGAACCTGAACCGCTTCTGGTCGGGATGGTCCGACCTCGCGAACACCCCCAAGCCCGCGGCGGCGCAGGTGGTGCTGACCAACGCCCGCGTGCTCGTCGGGCAGATCGCCGCGGGGTACGACGCCGTGGTCGGGCAGTGGTCCGACCTGCGCGGTCAGGTGGATCGAGACGTCGACGTCGTGAACGTGACCGCGGGTCAGATCGCGACGCTCAACGGGCAGGTCCGCTCCGCCCTGCAGTCCGGACGCTCCGCCAACGAACTCGTGGACCAGCGCAACCTGCTCGCCCAGCAGCTGTCCACCATGATCGGTGCGACCGGGCGACTCGAGGACGACGGCACCCTCACCCTCCGGGTGGACGGCAACGCCCTGGTCAGCGCCGACACGAGCCGCACCATCGCCGTCGCGGGACCCCGCACGCTCGCGGACGGCGGGCGCATCAGCCTGGCGTGGGCGGACCGCCCCGATGTGCCTGTGGCGGTCACGGGTGGCTCCCTGGGCGGGGCGATCGGCGTGCTCGCGCCCGCATCCGACGGCGGCACCCTCGCGAGAGCGGCCGAGGCCTATAACGCGACGGCCGAGACGCTCGCGCGGGCGGTCAACGACCTGCACCGTGGGGGCCGGACCGCGACGGGAACCGCCGGGGGAGACTTCTTCGCGCTGTCCGCGACCGGCCCGGCCGCCCTCGGGCTGACGGTCCTCCCGACCTCCCTCGACCAGCTCGCCCTGGCGGCGCCCGACAGCGGAGCGCTCGACACCTCGATCGCGGACCGCATCGCCGGGTTGGCCACCTCCGCCACGGGCCCCAGCACGCAGTGGACGAGCTTCGTGACCTCTTTCGGCGTGACCGTCGCCGGCGACGTCCAGCGCGCCGACACCGCCGACCGCGGGGCGATCGCCGCCATCGCCGGGCAGCAGTCGCACGCTTCGGTCGACGGAGACGAAGAGACGATCACCCTCCTGACGTATCAGACGGCCTACCAGGCTGCGGCGCGTGTGCTCACCGCCGTCGACGAAGCCCTCGACACCCTCATCAACCGCGTCGGCCTCGTCGGCCGCTGA
- the flgN gene encoding flagellar export chaperone FlgN: protein MSATDLSMHLLRQREVLELMLFKLEELEMLLSTGRTRWVHHATVEVDRVAKALTSATIERDALFFDVAAEWGAPEATALRELIDVAPTDAWREVLGSHHEALSALAAEIAEKKGSVNQHLRTALRVTQETIAGLGEPTGEYAASGSRVADAGSRLLDVRV from the coding sequence GTGTCCGCTACCGACCTGAGCATGCATCTGCTGCGTCAGCGCGAGGTGCTCGAGCTCATGCTCTTCAAGCTCGAGGAGCTCGAGATGCTCCTGTCGACGGGGCGGACCCGGTGGGTGCACCACGCCACCGTGGAGGTCGATCGCGTGGCCAAGGCCCTCACATCGGCGACCATCGAGCGCGACGCGCTCTTCTTCGATGTCGCCGCCGAATGGGGAGCCCCCGAGGCGACGGCCCTGCGGGAGCTCATCGACGTCGCTCCCACCGACGCGTGGCGCGAAGTCCTGGGCTCGCATCACGAGGCCCTGTCCGCCCTCGCGGCCGAGATCGCGGAGAAGAAGGGCTCGGTCAACCAGCACCTGCGAACGGCCCTCCGAGTCACGCAGGAGACCATCGCCGGCCTCGGCGAGCCGACGGGGGAGTACGCCGCGAGCGGTTCCCGCGTCGCCGATGCCGGGTCCCGCCTGCTCGACGTGCGGGTGTAA
- the csrA gene encoding carbon storage regulator CsrA has translation MLVLTRRPGESIVIGDDVTVTVLGVTATGVRIGIDAPRDTRIHRSEIVVAVTNENQDAVQASRSAAAESAVLDALRGGTRA, from the coding sequence ATGCTCGTACTCACACGACGCCCGGGTGAAAGCATCGTGATCGGCGACGATGTGACGGTGACGGTCCTCGGGGTGACCGCGACCGGGGTGCGCATCGGCATCGACGCTCCCCGCGACACCCGTATCCACCGCAGCGAGATCGTCGTGGCCGTCACGAACGAGAATCAGGATGCCGTCCAGGCGTCGCGATCCGCGGCCGCCGAGAGCGCCGTGCTCGACGCCCTGCGCGGGGGGACCCGCGCCTGA